The DNA window TGCTCTACCCGGCCATGGAGGACTATGCGGTGGATATCATCCTCGGCAAGGGGCCGTCCGCCCGTTCCATTCGACTGGACCTGCCGCGCTTCACACTGATTGGCGCCACGACGCGGGCCGGGCAGCTCACGGCGCCGCTGCGCGACCGGTTCGGGGTCATCCTCCGGCTGGAGCTCTATACGCCGGAGGAGCTTTTGCAGATCCTGCGGCGCAGCGCGTCCATCCTGGACATCCCCATTGAGACGGACGGCGCGACGGAGATCGCCCGCCGCTCGCGGGGCACGCCGCGAATCGCGAATCGCATCCTCCGGCGGGTGCGTGACTTTGCTCAGGTACGGGCCGACGGAGTGATCACAAAACCGGTGGCGGACGCCGCGCTCTCCATGCTGGAGATCGATCATCGGGGGCTCGACGCCGTCGACCGGCGCATGCTTGAGGCCATCATTCGCAATTTTTCGGGCGGGCCCGTGGGGCTCGATACGCTGGCTGCCAGCATCGGGGAGGAGTCCATCACTCTGGAGGACGTATACGAGCCCTTCCTGCTGCAGCTCGGGTTTATCAACCGTACGCCGCGTGGGCGCTGTGTCACTCGTCTCGCC is part of the Oscillospiraceae bacterium genome and encodes:
- the ruvB gene encoding Holliday junction branch migration DNA helicase RuvB, producing the protein MEERLVTASLLRDDDTEVSLRPHTLLEYMGQEKAKESLRIYIEAARGRREPLDHVLLYGPPGLGKTTLAGVIAHEMGVNIRITSGPAIEKAGDLAALLTNLSEHDILFVDEIHRLNRAVEEVLYPAMEDYAVDIILGKGPSARSIRLDLPRFTLIGATTRAGQLTAPLRDRFGVILRLELYTPEELLQILRRSASILDIPIETDGATEIARRSRGTPRIANRILRRVRDFAQVRADGVITKPVADAALSMLEIDHRGLDAVDRRMLEAIIRNFSGGPVGLDTLAASIGEESITLEDVYEPFLLQLGFINRTPRGRCVTRLACEHLGVPYVGQEPGGLPHGTQEWIELP